From the Anaeromyxobacter dehalogenans 2CP-1 genome, the window CGCCGCATATCCCCGAGGAGCTGGGCCAGGTACGTCGTGATCCGCGCCGCCAGCGCGCCGTCGATGACGCGGTGGTCGTAGGAGAGCGACAGCGGCAGCATCAGCCGGGGCTGGAACTGCGTGCCGTCCCACACCGGGCGCATGGCGCTCCGCGATACGCCCAGGATGGCGACCTCCGGCGCGTTGATGATGGGCGTGAAGGCGGTGCCGCCGATGCCGCCCAGGCTGGAGATGGAGAAGCAGCCGCCCTGCACGTCGGCGGGGGAGAGCTTCCCGTCGCGGGCCTTCGCGGCGAGCTCGCCCAGCTCCTTCGCGAGCTGCAGGACGCCCTTCTGATCGGCGTCCTTCAGCACCGGGACCACCAGCCCCTGCGGCGTGTCGGCCGCGAAGCCGACGTGGAAGTAGCGCTTCAGCACCAGCTCGTCGCCGTCGAGCGAGGCGTTCAGCTCGGGGAACCGCCTCATGGCGGCGACGCAGGCCTTCACCAGGAACGCGAGCAGCGTCACCTTGACGCCCTGCTTCTCGTGCTCGCGGTTCAGCTCGACGCGGAAGCGCTCCAGCTCGGTGATGTCCGCCTCGTCGAACTGGGTGACGTGCGGGATCATCACCCAGTTCCGCGCCAGGTTGGTCCGCGACAGCTTGCGGATGCGCGAGAGCGGCTGGCGCTCGACCGGGCCGAAGCGGGTGAAGTCCACCTTGGGCCAGGGCGCGAGGTCGAGCGCGCCGCCCCCGCCGCCGCCGGACTCGAGCCGGGCGAGCGAGGCCTTCACGAACTTCTGCACGTCGTCCTGCAGGATGCGGCCGCGCGGGCCGCTCCCCTCGACGCGGCCGAGGTTCACGCCCAGCTCGCGGGCGAGCTTGCGGACCGAGGGCGAGGCGTGCGGCACCTGGCCCTGGGCACCGGTCTCCGGCGCGACCGGCGGCGCAGCGGGGGAGGGCGCCGGCGGCGGCGCGGCGGCCTTCGCCGCGGGGGCCGCGGCGGGCTGGGACGGGGCCGGCGCGGCGGCGGTCGTCGCGGCGGCGGGCGCGACCGCGTCGAGGATCGCCACCAGCGATCCCTCGCTCACCTTGTCCCCGGCCTTCAGCGCCACCTCGCGGATCGTGCCGGCCGCGGGCGCGGGCACGTCGAGCGTGGCCTTCTCCGACTCGAGCGTGGCGAGCGGCGCGTCGGCCTCGACCCGATCGCCCGGCTTCACCAGCACCTCGATGACCGGGACGTCCTTGAAGTCGCCGATGTTCGGGACCTTCACCTCCACCGTGCGCGGCGCGCCCGCCGGCGAGGCCGCGGCCGGAGGCGCGGAGGGCGCAGCCGGGGCAGGGGAGGGCGCCGGCGCGGGCGCCGCGGCGGCGGGCTTCGGGGGCGCGGCCTGCGCGGGCGCCGCGGGCGCCTCCGCCTTCGCCTGCCCGTCCGACGCCTCCAGGGTCACGACCAGCGATCCCTCGCTGACGCGGTCGCCGACCTTCACCTTCACCTCGCGGATGGTGCCGGCCGCGGGGGCGGGCACGTCGAGCGTGGCCTTGTCCGACTCGAGCGTGACCAGCGGCGCGTCGGCGTCCACCTGCTCGCCGGGCTTCACCAGCACGTCGATGACCGGGACGTCCTTGTAGTCGCCGATGTTCGGGACCTTGACCTCGATGGTGCGCATGTCCTCGTTCTCGCGGTCTAGACGGTCCAGGGGGCGGGCTTCGCGGGGTCGATGCCGTACTTCTTCAGCGCCTCGGCGACCTTCGCGGCGGGCACGGTGCCCTCGTCGGCGAGCGCCTTCAGCGCGGCGATCGCCACGTGGTGCCGGTCCACCTCGAAGAAGCCGCGCAGCTTCTCGCGCGTGTCGGAGCGGCCGAAGCCGTCGGTGCCGAGCACGTGGTAGGCGCGCGGCACCCACGGGCGGATCTGCTCGGCGAAGGTGCGGACGTAGTCGGTCGCGGCGACGACCGGCCCCTGCGTGCCGCCGAGGCAGGTCTCCACGTGCGAGCGGCGGGGCGCGTCCTCGGGGTGGAGCCGGTTGTGGCGCGACACCGCCATGCCGTCGCGCGCCAGCTCGGTGAAGCTCGGGCAGCTCCACACGTCCGCGTCCACGCCCCACTGGCTCTTCAGCAGGTCGGCCGCGGCGATCACCTCGCGGAGGATGGCCCCGGAGCCGAGGAGCTGCACCCGCGGCGCCTTGCCCTTCGCCTTCGCGCCCTGCTTGAACAGGTACATGCCCTTCACGATGTCCTGCTCCGCGCCCTCCGGCATGCCCGGGTGCGCGTAGTTCTCGTTGAGGACGGTGACGTACCAGTACGCGTCCTCCTGCTCCGCCAGCATGCGGCGCAGGCCGTCGTGCACGATCACCGCCACCTCGTACGAGAACGTCGGATCGTAGGAGCGGCAGTTCGGGATCACCGACGAGAGCACGTGCGAGTGCCCGTCCTCGTGCTGGAGCCCCTCGCCGTTCAGCGTGGTGCGCCCGGAGGTGCCGCCGACGAGGAAGCCGCGGCAGCGCATGTCGCCGGCCGCCCAGGCGAAGTCGCCGACGCGCTGGAAGCCGAACATCGAATAGAACAGGTAGAACGGGATCATCGGCTCGCCGTGCGTGGCGTACGCGGACGCGGCGGCGATCCAGTCGCACATCGCGCCGGCCTCGGTGATGCCCTCCTGCAGCACCTGCCCCTGCTTGTCCTCGCGGTAGTAGGCGAGCTTGTCCGCGTCCTCGGGCGTGTAGAGCTGGCCGACGTGGCTCCAGATCCCGAGCTGCCGGTACATGCCCTCCATGCCGAACGTGCGCCCCTCGTCCGGCACGATGGGCACCACGCGCTTCCCGATGGCCTTGTCGCGCGCGAGGAGCGTCATGATCTGCACGAGCGCCATGGTGGTGGACAGCTCGCGGTCCTCGCTGCTCTTCAGGAGCCGGTCGAACGCGGAGAGCGGCGGTACCTCCAGCGGCTTCGCCTTGGCGCGGCGCCGCGGCCGGTCGCCGCCGAGGTCCTGCCGGCGCGCCTTCAGGTACTCGAGCTCCTTCGAGCCCTCCGGCAGCTTCAGGAACGGCACCTTCTCGAGCTGGTCGTCCGGCACCGGCAGGTCGAAGCGGTCGCGGAAGCGCCGGATGGCGTCCACCGCGATCTTCTTCTGCTGGTGCGCGATGTTCATGGCCTCGCCGGCCTCGCCCATGCCGTAGCCCTTGATGGTCTTCGCGAGGATCACGGTGGGCTGGCCGGTGTGCTTCACCGCCGCGTCGTAGGCCGCGTAGACCTTGAACGGATCGTGCCCGCCGCGGTTCAGCCGCCAGACGTCCTCGTCGGACAGCTCGGAGACCATGGCCTTCAGCTCGGGCGAGTTGAAGAAGTGCTCGCGGACGAACGCGCCGTTGCGCGACTTGTAGAGCTGGTACTCGCCGTCCACCACCTCCATCATCCGGCGGCGCAGGATCCCCTCCGAGTCCTTCGCGAACAGCGGATCCCAGTGGCGGCCCCAGATCACCTTGATGACGTTCCAGCCGGCGCCGCGGAACGTGCCCTCCAGCTCCTGGATGATCTTGCCGTTGCCGCGGACCGGCCCGTCGAGCCGCTGCAGGTTGCAGTTCACCACGAAGATGAGGTTGTCGAGCTTCTCGCGGCCGGCGCGGTCGATGGCGCCCATGGCCTCCGGCTCGTCCATCTCGCCGTCGCCGCAGAACGCCCAGACCTTGCGGTCGGCGGTGTCGGCGATGCCGCGGTCGTGCAGGTACCGCATGAAGCGGGCCTGGTAGATGGCCATGTGCGGCCCGAGGCCCATCGACACGGTGGGGAACTGCCAGAAGTCCGGCATGAGCCAGGGGTGCGGGTACGAGGACAGGCCCTT encodes:
- the aceF gene encoding dihydrolipoyllysine-residue acetyltransferase, which translates into the protein MRTIEVKVPNIGDYKDVPVIDVLVKPGEQVDADAPLVTLESDKATLDVPAPAAGTIREVKVKVGDRVSEGSLVVTLEASDGQAKAEAPAAPAQAAPPKPAAAAPAPAPSPAPAAPSAPPAAASPAGAPRTVEVKVPNIGDFKDVPVIEVLVKPGDRVEADAPLATLESEKATLDVPAPAAGTIREVALKAGDKVSEGSLVAILDAVAPAAATTAAAPAPSQPAAAPAAKAAAPPPAPSPAAPPVAPETGAQGQVPHASPSVRKLARELGVNLGRVEGSGPRGRILQDDVQKFVKASLARLESGGGGGGALDLAPWPKVDFTRFGPVERQPLSRIRKLSRTNLARNWVMIPHVTQFDEADITELERFRVELNREHEKQGVKVTLLAFLVKACVAAMRRFPELNASLDGDELVLKRYFHVGFAADTPQGLVVPVLKDADQKGVLQLAKELGELAAKARDGKLSPADVQGGCFSISSLGGIGGTAFTPIINAPEVAILGVSRSAMRPVWDGTQFQPRLMLPLSLSYDHRVIDGALAARITTYLAQLLGDMRRIVL
- the aceE gene encoding pyruvate dehydrogenase (acetyl-transferring), homodimeric type, which translates into the protein MDKLPDLDPQETREWLDALEGVLQREGTDRAHFLIEQLIDRARRSGAYLPFSANTAYVNTIPVEKQPRYPGDFAIEQTIRHYLRWNAMAMVVRANKHTNVGGHIASFASAATLYDVGYNHFWRAWTPDRGGDLVYIQGHSAPGIYARAFLLGLLSEEQLQNFRQEVDGKGLSSYPHPWLMPDFWQFPTVSMGLGPHMAIYQARFMRYLHDRGIADTADRKVWAFCGDGEMDEPEAMGAIDRAGREKLDNLIFVVNCNLQRLDGPVRGNGKIIQELEGTFRGAGWNVIKVIWGRHWDPLFAKDSEGILRRRMMEVVDGEYQLYKSRNGAFVREHFFNSPELKAMVSELSDEDVWRLNRGGHDPFKVYAAYDAAVKHTGQPTVILAKTIKGYGMGEAGEAMNIAHQQKKIAVDAIRRFRDRFDLPVPDDQLEKVPFLKLPEGSKELEYLKARRQDLGGDRPRRRAKAKPLEVPPLSAFDRLLKSSEDRELSTTMALVQIMTLLARDKAIGKRVVPIVPDEGRTFGMEGMYRQLGIWSHVGQLYTPEDADKLAYYREDKQGQVLQEGITEAGAMCDWIAAASAYATHGEPMIPFYLFYSMFGFQRVGDFAWAAGDMRCRGFLVGGTSGRTTLNGEGLQHEDGHSHVLSSVIPNCRSYDPTFSYEVAVIVHDGLRRMLAEQEDAYWYVTVLNENYAHPGMPEGAEQDIVKGMYLFKQGAKAKGKAPRVQLLGSGAILREVIAAADLLKSQWGVDADVWSCPSFTELARDGMAVSRHNRLHPEDAPRRSHVETCLGGTQGPVVAATDYVRTFAEQIRPWVPRAYHVLGTDGFGRSDTREKLRGFFEVDRHHVAIAALKALADEGTVPAAKVAEALKKYGIDPAKPAPWTV